A stretch of the Geovibrio thiophilus genome encodes the following:
- a CDS encoding lysophospholipid acyltransferase family protein yields the protein MMKNRLFPFALWLFGKFMTLYGSTFRYRVTGREKIDELFKSGKSVVFFTWHNQIFPILHFHRGVNLAIIISSSKDGDIMAHVAESFGYRAVRGSSSRNGSKALLEIKKLMNGTWHAAIAVDGPKGPKYKMKPGALFLAKNTHGVMMPVIFDCKKFKRFASWDGFILPYPFAKIDVHYCDPVFVSEDTEPETMKSETEQIEKSTMEQTLVYSPNIV from the coding sequence ATGATGAAAAATAGACTTTTCCCCTTTGCATTGTGGCTGTTCGGTAAATTCATGACGCTGTACGGAAGCACATTCCGTTACCGTGTAACCGGCAGGGAAAAAATTGATGAGCTTTTTAAAAGCGGAAAAAGCGTCGTGTTCTTCACATGGCACAATCAGATTTTCCCCATCCTCCACTTTCACAGAGGCGTAAACCTAGCCATAATCATATCCAGCAGCAAGGACGGAGACATAATGGCGCATGTGGCTGAATCCTTCGGCTACAGAGCTGTCAGAGGTTCGTCCAGCCGCAACGGCTCAAAGGCGCTCCTTGAGATAAAGAAGCTGATGAACGGCACATGGCACGCCGCCATAGCAGTGGACGGACCCAAGGGACCCAAATATAAAATGAAGCCGGGCGCACTGTTCCTCGCGAAAAACACCCACGGCGTGATGATGCCGGTTATCTTTGACTGCAAAAAATTCAAACGCTTCGCAAGCTGGGACGGGTTCATTCTCCCTTACCCTTTTGCGAAAATAGATGTTCACTACTGTGATCCTGTTTTTGTTTCCGAAGACACGGAACCTGAAACCATGAAAAGTGAGACAGAGCAAATAGAGAAATCCACTATGGAGCAGACGCTTGTTTATTCTCCGAATATTGTATAA
- the hslV gene encoding ATP-dependent protease subunit HslV — translation MEIRGTTVIAVRKNGKTAIGADGQVTFGSTVMKHNAKKVRRVYNDKVLCGFAGSTADAFTLMERFEAKLEAFGGQLLRSAVELAKDWRTDRYLRRLEAMMVVAGGDAVYIITGNGDVVEPDKGVAAIGSGGAFAQSAAIALSENTELSAAEIVRKALEIAGDICIYTNRNIIIEEL, via the coding sequence ATGGAAATCAGAGGAACAACGGTCATCGCCGTGAGAAAAAACGGCAAAACCGCAATAGGCGCGGACGGTCAGGTCACTTTCGGCAGCACCGTGATGAAACACAATGCAAAGAAGGTAAGAAGAGTTTATAACGATAAAGTGCTGTGCGGCTTCGCAGGCTCCACTGCTGACGCCTTCACTCTCATGGAGCGTTTCGAGGCGAAGCTGGAGGCGTTCGGCGGTCAGCTGCTCCGTTCTGCCGTGGAACTCGCCAAGGACTGGCGCACGGACAGATACCTCCGCAGGCTTGAGGCGATGATGGTTGTGGCGGGCGGTGACGCCGTGTACATAATCACGGGCAACGGGGATGTGGTCGAACCGGATAAGGGCGTTGCCGCCATAGGCTCCGGCGGTGCCTTTGCCCAGTCCGCGGCCATTGCGCTCAGCGAAAACACGGAACTTTCCGCCGCCGAAATAGTCAGGAAGGCATTGGAGATAGCAGGGGACATCTGCATTTATACCAACAGGAACATTATAATCGAGGAACTATAG
- a CDS encoding SLBB domain-containing protein, with translation MSARIIKSFVLICLAFVCFAKVYALDLADVSPETLEIMRNNPSLLEKYQEQLNSQKTQSDNRTGRTNASDKNNLIENNQLPKNLDNLTEEDYRRYPHLRNLQRYDNGTVFPLQDNATGMFPPKPPIPDPFVKKQLRYMSDNETKTIGVFGFVKYPNKYKVDKGFNILDSVAEAGGPLELEKLQKISVYRRGAEVADFTYTPKNTYRMSQYQLQDNDTVILEGRYEEPQDNITEEVKPLEIFGHNIFNSTENFIPDQNAINFSEYILGPGDRLQVYIWGRITKTLSLPVNADGSVISQETGRVQVSGKRFEEVQYIIKGILESMEGVSAEVLVENVRSIRVLVLGEVTRPGYYTVSSFNNISSAIVMAGGLTERANIRNVQIKNGGNTVGNIDFYNLIIHGDSSGDFLLSPGDTVFVPRTSMRVTLEGKVRTPAIYDLKSGETLSDLIRFAGGIEASGYKKNIFLRSFADDGKVVTKSYIYGTNLRNAKLRDGDKVFVMESDIPDSNSVELKGNVYFTGMYSIEKGMRLSDILSNKDMLKRNTALEYGYIERYTGEGKTKQVIGFNLGDVLRNPQNHTNNVEVQPMDVINILTAEQVKAQHFVNVSGEVNAAGKYKMPEIANVMDAIMKAGGFAVDASMENIEVVRKIGGKFYTRFIDAETARKLELNADDNVVVHSKYADSPKGYVEVDGEVNNSGSFLLSENLTVSDLVRKAGGLKKEAYRDIAHLFRIKDESFNYTLTRISLADAMNGNTESNLILRDGDKLFVHSVFEFNPKKTISINGAVNVPGKYIYATEMNIKDLIISAGNLKDNAYYDSAEIVRMDIVDGVTKYSVIDVNLNEVMKDKYNVRLQPYDQVYVKEVTGFRESMLVKVSGEVLFPGEYAIAKGEKLSNIIRRAGGTTDYAHFSGIKFIRQSVKEIEAENLKSMKMRLESMITAMSSQEIASSLSAQDVAANESLTKNLENTVKKLDELEPQGRVVIDAENVAELAKSSYDFELESGDEIYIPNKKSTVTVVGEVFQATSFAYDKSRSTVSDLLNRSGGMTEIADKNNVYVVRANGSVVSNQYVKSNFWWKDIYDVKLNAGDVVVVPRRLKFPSYMRDIKDVTQILYQIATTFAVTKLMF, from the coding sequence ATGTCTGCCAGAATTATAAAATCATTTGTTCTTATTTGTTTAGCTTTTGTTTGTTTTGCAAAGGTTTATGCTCTGGATTTAGCTGATGTCAGCCCGGAGACCCTTGAAATCATGCGCAATAATCCCAGCCTGCTTGAAAAATATCAGGAGCAGCTTAATTCCCAAAAAACTCAGAGTGACAACAGGACAGGCAGAACAAACGCTTCCGATAAAAATAATCTTATCGAAAATAATCAGCTTCCGAAAAATCTTGATAACCTTACAGAAGAAGACTACAGGCGCTATCCGCACCTGCGGAATCTTCAAAGATATGACAACGGAACTGTTTTTCCGCTGCAGGACAATGCGACAGGAATGTTTCCGCCTAAGCCTCCGATTCCTGACCCCTTTGTTAAAAAGCAGCTCAGGTATATGAGCGACAATGAAACAAAAACCATAGGCGTTTTCGGTTTTGTTAAATATCCTAACAAATACAAGGTAGATAAAGGATTTAACATCCTCGACTCAGTAGCGGAAGCCGGCGGTCCCCTTGAGCTTGAGAAGCTCCAGAAAATATCCGTGTACCGCAGGGGTGCCGAGGTAGCAGACTTCACATACACCCCGAAAAACACCTACCGTATGTCCCAATATCAGCTTCAGGATAATGACACCGTGATTCTTGAAGGCAGATATGAGGAACCACAGGACAATATAACCGAAGAGGTCAAACCGCTTGAAATTTTCGGTCACAATATATTCAACAGCACAGAAAACTTTATCCCTGATCAGAACGCTATTAACTTTTCCGAATACATTCTCGGACCCGGCGACAGACTTCAGGTTTATATCTGGGGGCGAATAACGAAAACCCTCAGCCTCCCTGTCAATGCAGACGGTTCCGTTATTTCACAGGAAACAGGCCGAGTGCAGGTATCAGGAAAGCGCTTTGAAGAGGTTCAGTACATAATAAAAGGCATTCTCGAAAGCATGGAGGGTGTGTCAGCCGAGGTGCTCGTGGAGAATGTCCGCAGCATCAGGGTTCTCGTGCTTGGTGAGGTCACACGCCCGGGCTACTACACTGTCAGCAGCTTTAATAACATTTCAAGCGCCATTGTAATGGCTGGCGGTCTCACTGAAAGAGCTAACATAAGAAACGTTCAGATTAAAAACGGCGGAAATACTGTCGGAAATATAGATTTTTACAACCTCATCATACACGGCGACAGTTCGGGCGATTTCCTCCTCAGCCCCGGCGATACGGTTTTTGTTCCGCGCACAAGTATGCGTGTTACCTTGGAAGGAAAAGTAAGAACCCCTGCGATATACGACCTGAAAAGCGGCGAGACGCTGTCAGACCTGATTCGCTTTGCCGGAGGAATAGAGGCGAGCGGCTACAAGAAAAATATTTTTCTCAGAAGCTTTGCCGATGACGGCAAGGTTGTCACTAAATCTTATATTTACGGAACGAATCTCAGGAATGCCAAGCTGAGGGACGGCGACAAGGTATTCGTAATGGAATCCGACATTCCCGATTCCAATTCAGTCGAGCTGAAAGGAAATGTCTATTTCACCGGAATGTATTCAATAGAAAAAGGGATGAGGCTGTCCGACATTCTCAGCAATAAAGACATGCTTAAACGCAATACAGCCCTTGAATACGGCTACATAGAGCGCTACACGGGTGAAGGGAAGACAAAACAGGTAATAGGCTTCAACCTAGGCGATGTACTCAGGAATCCGCAGAACCACACCAACAATGTTGAAGTTCAGCCCATGGACGTAATCAACATTCTTACCGCTGAGCAGGTTAAGGCGCAGCATTTTGTAAACGTCAGCGGTGAGGTCAACGCGGCGGGCAAATATAAAATGCCTGAGATCGCGAATGTTATGGACGCTATTATGAAGGCGGGCGGGTTTGCCGTTGATGCCTCAATGGAAAATATCGAAGTTGTCCGCAAGATAGGCGGTAAATTTTATACAAGATTCATTGATGCCGAGACAGCCAGAAAGCTTGAGCTCAATGCGGACGACAATGTAGTTGTTCACTCTAAATACGCCGATTCTCCCAAGGGCTACGTGGAAGTGGACGGTGAGGTGAACAACTCCGGTTCGTTCCTTCTGAGTGAGAACCTCACGGTCAGCGACCTTGTCAGAAAAGCAGGCGGACTCAAAAAGGAAGCCTACAGAGACATAGCGCACCTTTTCCGCATTAAGGACGAGAGCTTTAATTACACTCTGACCAGAATCTCCCTTGCCGATGCGATGAACGGAAATACTGAAAGCAACCTGATACTTAGAGACGGAGACAAGCTGTTTGTACACTCGGTATTTGAATTTAATCCGAAAAAAACGATCAGTATAAACGGCGCGGTGAATGTTCCGGGCAAATATATATACGCAACTGAAATGAACATAAAAGACCTTATAATCTCCGCAGGCAACCTTAAAGACAATGCCTACTACGATTCCGCTGAAATTGTCCGCATGGATATAGTTGACGGAGTGACCAAATACAGCGTAATTGACGTTAACCTCAATGAGGTAATGAAGGATAAGTACAATGTCAGGCTCCAGCCCTATGATCAGGTATATGTAAAAGAGGTCACTGGTTTCAGGGAAAGCATGCTTGTCAAAGTATCCGGCGAAGTTCTTTTCCCCGGAGAATATGCAATCGCCAAGGGCGAAAAGCTGTCAAACATAATAAGAAGAGCAGGCGGAACAACAGATTACGCCCACTTTAGCGGAATAAAATTCATACGGCAGTCTGTAAAAGAGATCGAGGCTGAAAACCTCAAATCTATGAAAATGAGGCTTGAAAGCATGATAACCGCCATGTCTTCGCAGGAGATTGCCTCATCACTCTCAGCGCAGGATGTCGCAGCGAATGAAAGTCTTACGAAAAATCTTGAAAACACAGTAAAAAAACTTGATGAACTTGAGCCGCAGGGCAGAGTTGTCATAGACGCTGAAAACGTTGCCGAGCTTGCGAAAAGCAGTTATGACTTTGAACTGGAAAGCGGTGATGAAATATATATACCCAATAAAAAATCGACTGTTACTGTCGTCGGAGAAGTCTTTCAGGCTACAAGCTTTGCCTATGACAAGAGCAGAAGCACAGTGTCCGACCTGCTCAACCGTTCCGGCGGCATGACGGAAATCGCCGATAAAAACAATGTGTACGTTGTAAGAGCTAACGGAAGCGTGGTGTCCAACCAATACGTGAAAAGCAACTTCTGGTGGAAGGATATATATGATGTGAAGCTGAACGCCGGCGATGTTGTGGTTGTCCCCAGAAGGCTCAAATTCCCGAGCTATATGAGAGACATAAAAGACGTAACTCAGATTCTCTACCAGATAGCGACAACATTTGCTGTTACAAAACTGATGTTTTAG
- the hslU gene encoding ATP-dependent protease ATPase subunit HslU: MKTDQRLMAEQGALTPKQIVEELDKYVVGQKNAKKAVAVALRNRWRRLQLSENLQEEISPKNIILIGPTGVGKTEVARRLAKLAGAPFMKIEASKFTEVGYVGRDVESMVRDLVEIAIAMVKTEKKDSVLEKAKRNAEERLLDILLPKKPGFSEENSDSSTREKFRRMLASGELEEREIEADVEEQGPQVEVLTNMGMDELGMNIGDMMKNMFPNRKKKRKMKIKEARTVIEMEEAARLIDMEDVKKDALRRVEQTGIIFLDEIDKICAREGAAHKGGDVSREGVQRDLLPIVEGSTVNTKHGMVNTSHVLFIAAGAFHMAKPSDLIPELQGRFPIRVEMDSLETEDFIRILKEPENALTRQYEALLRADGVNVEFADSGIMKIAEIATEVNRTLENIGARRLHTILEKLLEEISYEAPDTEEKNIIIDDTYVESHLRGIVEDRDLSKYVL, from the coding sequence ATGAAAACCGATCAGCGTCTGATGGCGGAGCAGGGTGCGCTTACGCCGAAACAGATTGTGGAAGAGCTTGATAAATATGTAGTCGGGCAGAAAAACGCCAAAAAAGCGGTCGCCGTCGCCCTGCGCAACAGATGGCGCAGGCTCCAGCTTTCCGAAAATCTTCAGGAAGAGATCTCGCCAAAAAACATAATCCTTATCGGACCCACGGGAGTGGGCAAGACAGAGGTCGCCAGAAGGCTTGCCAAGCTTGCCGGAGCTCCGTTCATGAAGATAGAGGCGAGTAAGTTTACCGAAGTGGGCTATGTGGGGCGTGATGTTGAGAGCATGGTGAGAGATCTTGTTGAGATAGCAATCGCCATGGTCAAGACAGAGAAGAAAGATTCCGTGCTTGAAAAAGCCAAGCGCAACGCAGAGGAAAGGCTTCTGGATATTCTTCTGCCGAAGAAGCCCGGCTTCTCCGAGGAAAATTCCGATTCATCCACCCGTGAGAAATTCCGCAGGATGCTTGCCTCAGGAGAGCTGGAAGAGCGTGAGATAGAGGCGGATGTGGAAGAACAGGGTCCGCAGGTGGAAGTGCTTACCAATATGGGTATGGACGAGCTTGGGATGAACATAGGCGACATGATGAAAAACATGTTTCCTAACAGAAAGAAGAAAAGAAAGATGAAGATAAAGGAAGCCAGAACCGTCATCGAAATGGAAGAGGCGGCGAGGCTTATCGATATGGAAGACGTTAAGAAGGACGCCCTGCGCCGTGTGGAGCAGACGGGTATCATCTTCCTTGACGAGATAGACAAGATCTGTGCCCGTGAGGGAGCCGCCCACAAGGGCGGGGATGTATCCCGTGAGGGGGTGCAGAGGGATCTTCTGCCCATTGTCGAGGGCTCCACGGTTAACACCAAGCACGGCATGGTGAACACGTCACACGTGCTTTTCATAGCTGCGGGCGCTTTTCACATGGCAAAGCCCTCTGATCTGATCCCCGAGCTTCAGGGGCGTTTTCCCATAAGGGTCGAGATGGATTCTCTGGAGACGGAGGACTTCATCCGCATACTGAAAGAGCCTGAAAACGCTCTCACAAGGCAGTACGAAGCGCTTCTCAGAGCGGACGGGGTAAATGTTGAGTTTGCCGATTCCGGTATTATGAAAATAGCGGAAATAGCCACAGAGGTTAACCGCACTCTGGAAAACATAGGCGCCAGAAGGCTCCACACCATACTTGAAAAGCTTCTGGAGGAAATATCCTACGAAGCGCCGGATACGGAAGAAAAAAATATAATAATAGACGACACATATGTTGAGAGCCACCTCAGGGGAATCGTGGAAGACAGGGATCTCAGCAAATACGTTTTATAG
- a CDS encoding D-glycero-alpha-D-manno-heptose-1,7-bisphosphate 7-phosphatase, with product MEKFPAVFIDRDGTMNIEAGYIDHPDNFNLYPFVPHAVRLLNTHGFIVVVLTNQAGVGRGYFGEDNVELLHSKMRSELSKGGAKLDAVYYCPHHTSSKDPKYAIDCDCRKPRTGMADRALSELPIDTDRMFIIGDKMSDIKLGKKLGCRTYLVKTGYGLREAEKNPESADIITDSLLTAVLDILQISRQAQPDQTPA from the coding sequence ATGGAAAAGTTTCCCGCCGTTTTTATTGACCGTGACGGCACAATGAATATCGAAGCAGGCTATATTGATCATCCCGACAACTTTAATCTTTATCCGTTTGTCCCCCACGCCGTTCGCCTTCTCAATACGCACGGCTTTATTGTCGTCGTCCTCACAAATCAGGCCGGAGTCGGAAGAGGCTATTTCGGAGAGGATAATGTGGAACTGCTTCATTCAAAAATGCGTTCGGAGCTTTCAAAGGGCGGGGCAAAGCTTGACGCTGTATATTACTGCCCTCACCACACATCATCCAAAGACCCGAAATACGCCATAGACTGCGACTGCCGCAAGCCCCGCACAGGCATGGCGGACAGAGCGCTCAGCGAACTGCCCATTGATACGGACAGGATGTTCATCATCGGTGATAAGATGAGCGACATTAAGCTCGGCAAAAAGCTCGGCTGCCGCACATATCTGGTGAAAACCGGTTACGGGCTGAGAGAGGCGGAGAAAAATCCCGAGAGTGCGGACATTATAACCGACAGCCTACTCACCGCGGTTTTGGACATTCTGCAAATCAGTCGGCAAGCACAGCCGGATCAAACCCCAGCCTGA
- a CDS encoding capsule assembly Wzi family protein has translation MKKTALLLLAAVIFTALPSYGAGRYATSDIPLTNRYFYRLAERSMAINPSIYYTDNFKPVAVREAEVLFGNSREVQELFGSDADTEEFARKAGKYYGQKDLYGEGFDAVPLREINLKNRYVSDEDMQITGDFGEDAGDDFFNRASLSGGLYMTRFLAVDYTLGIYRNSDETEIEVERAKLKFAGKHNAYIGAVDNLQIGPGYFGQLIISDNIRPQAFAMIKTEIPYNWGFLGRFRYYIFNFWFDDDDRKNKDPQLLGIRFSLKPTDWLELAVSRTSFYGGSEMPSYGLSDYWDILTAEDENSGSEHDTDQFLGAEMSVYLPFLKKSGLFKGGKLYVEYNWNDIIAPWQTEDKGKDFKLLGESYIYGLLLTTGKTDIRFETARISRQTYLHHNYAPEGYSVEDYIIGHQIGRDNEGYYLEIYTELNETVHPYIKASYVKKGTRDSALKQKEQQYSAGAEVFLGSSYELNVFARYITQDKKDLDERTFYYDFSGSSTENYIAGFDLKYIF, from the coding sequence ATGAAAAAGACAGCCTTGCTTCTGCTGGCAGCAGTTATATTTACCGCACTCCCGTCATACGGTGCCGGAAGGTACGCAACTTCGGATATACCGCTCACCAACAGATACTTTTACCGTTTGGCGGAGAGAAGCATGGCTATCAATCCAAGCATATACTATACGGATAACTTTAAGCCCGTCGCAGTGCGTGAGGCAGAAGTGCTTTTCGGCAACAGCAGGGAAGTGCAGGAACTTTTCGGCTCTGACGCAGACACTGAGGAATTCGCTCGGAAGGCAGGGAAATATTACGGGCAGAAAGATCTTTACGGTGAGGGCTTTGACGCTGTTCCCCTCAGGGAGATAAACCTGAAAAACAGATATGTATCCGATGAAGATATGCAGATCACGGGGGACTTCGGCGAAGACGCCGGAGATGACTTCTTCAACAGGGCAAGCCTCAGCGGCGGTCTTTATATGACACGTTTTCTTGCCGTTGATTATACTCTGGGCATCTACAGAAACTCGGATGAAACCGAAATAGAAGTAGAAAGAGCCAAGCTCAAGTTTGCGGGAAAACACAACGCCTATATCGGTGCCGTGGATAACCTTCAGATAGGTCCGGGATATTTCGGTCAGTTGATAATAAGCGACAACATCCGCCCGCAGGCATTTGCGATGATTAAAACGGAAATCCCCTATAACTGGGGCTTTCTCGGCAGATTCCGCTATTACATCTTTAATTTTTGGTTTGATGACGATGACAGAAAGAATAAAGATCCTCAACTGCTGGGGATCAGATTTTCCCTCAAACCCACGGATTGGCTTGAATTGGCTGTGTCCCGCACAAGCTTTTACGGCGGCAGCGAGATGCCATCCTACGGTTTGTCCGATTACTGGGATATTCTGACCGCTGAAGACGAAAACAGCGGTTCTGAGCACGACACTGATCAGTTTCTGGGAGCTGAGATGTCAGTGTATCTTCCGTTTCTCAAGAAGAGCGGATTATTTAAGGGCGGCAAGCTTTACGTTGAATATAACTGGAACGACATAATCGCTCCGTGGCAGACTGAGGACAAGGGGAAGGATTTTAAGCTCCTCGGCGAGTCATATATATACGGCTTGCTCCTTACCACAGGTAAAACCGATATAAGGTTTGAGACAGCAAGAATCTCCAGACAAACTTACCTGCACCACAATTACGCACCCGAAGGCTACAGCGTTGAGGATTATATAATAGGTCATCAGATTGGCAGGGATAACGAAGGCTACTATCTTGAGATATACACTGAGCTTAATGAAACGGTGCATCCTTATATTAAAGCGTCTTATGTCAAAAAAGGCACAAGGGACAGCGCGCTGAAACAGAAGGAACAGCAGTATTCCGCAGGTGCTGAAGTATTCCTCGGCAGCAGCTACGAGCTGAATGTCTTTGCCCGATACATCACGCAGGATAAAAAGGATCTGGATGAAAGAACTTTTTATTATGATTTTTCAGGCAGTTCGACCGAAAACTATATTGCGGGATTTGATTTAAAATATATCTTTTGA
- a CDS encoding 3-deoxy-D-manno-octulosonic acid transferase, with amino-acid sequence MFILRILYNLLIIIIIPFAVPLGFLFALKKKEDADYFQRFGFITFPEPPAKTVWFHCASVGEVRSLKQLINAFRRRYPDAEFIISTTTATGKAIAEKELKPYFAFLLPIENPIAIPYILYCMNVRATVIIDTELWPNFITSTSKHAPLFLVNARISDRSLGGYMRIRRIISPLLHKFEHIFTKSDEDTARFAAIKGDSANISTLGNIKFSEFEGEPDLSVIKPITDKPFIVAASTHKGEETAVINAFLASGFDGRLVIAPRHLHRTEECLSLLKSAGLNPCALTGFDPCCSAVVADVFGQLEALYRTADRIFIGGSITNIGGHNIFEALRFGRHVAVGPNMQNFREIYELAAEYRLVTTAANEHELAEFFSSPEPEGNFEGFRAEVQASADERLGRFLEAMKVALID; translated from the coding sequence TTGTTTATTCTCCGAATATTGTATAACCTGCTTATAATTATAATTATCCCCTTCGCTGTTCCCCTCGGTTTCCTCTTTGCCCTGAAGAAAAAGGAGGACGCCGACTATTTTCAGCGCTTCGGCTTCATAACCTTTCCCGAGCCTCCCGCAAAAACAGTCTGGTTTCACTGCGCCAGCGTCGGGGAAGTGCGCAGTCTCAAGCAGCTTATAAACGCCTTCCGCAGACGGTATCCCGATGCGGAATTTATAATAAGCACCACCACAGCAACGGGAAAAGCCATTGCGGAGAAAGAGCTTAAGCCTTATTTCGCTTTTCTGCTCCCCATAGAAAACCCCATCGCTATTCCCTATATTCTGTACTGCATGAATGTCAGGGCAACAGTAATAATAGACACCGAGCTCTGGCCGAATTTTATCACAAGCACATCAAAACATGCGCCGCTTTTCCTTGTGAACGCCCGTATTTCAGATCGAAGCCTCGGCGGGTACATGAGAATACGCCGGATAATTTCACCGCTTCTGCACAAATTCGAGCATATCTTCACCAAAAGCGATGAGGATACAGCCAGATTTGCCGCCATTAAGGGTGACTCGGCTAATATATCCACCCTCGGCAATATTAAATTCAGCGAATTTGAGGGAGAACCGGATCTCTCTGTTATAAAACCAATCACGGACAAACCATTCATAGTCGCAGCCAGCACACACAAAGGCGAAGAAACGGCAGTGATAAACGCGTTTCTTGCAAGCGGCTTTGACGGAAGACTTGTCATAGCGCCCAGACACCTCCACCGGACGGAGGAGTGTCTGTCTCTTCTTAAAAGCGCCGGACTCAACCCATGCGCTCTCACAGGGTTTGATCCCTGCTGTTCCGCAGTTGTGGCTGATGTTTTCGGACAGCTTGAAGCGCTTTACAGAACAGCGGACAGAATCTTTATCGGCGGCTCAATAACAAATATCGGCGGGCATAATATTTTTGAGGCTCTGCGCTTCGGACGCCATGTTGCAGTGGGACCGAACATGCAGAATTTCAGAGAAATTTATGAACTTGCGGCTGAATACAGGCTCGTAACAACAGCTGCAAATGAACACGAGCTTGCCGAATTCTTCTCCTCACCCGAACCTGAAGGTAATTTTGAAGGTTTCAGAGCGGAAGTACAGGCATCCGCAGACGAAAGACTGGGCAGGTTTCTGGAGGCAATGAAAGTTGCACTTATTGATTAA
- a CDS encoding lysophospholipid acyltransferase family protein, giving the protein MIKFFYLLLGGRSLGFLRRTGSFLGFVFWYLLPARRKIAIKNAEIVGAPDPVKCARESFRHTFMSYMEAFYIGRVDEKFLEKYIKIICRCEKPDPITGEIIVSAHFGCWELAAPSLAVISPLRIGLLARKIKDPKIDEFVKGRRDFSDKLIYLHHRDCAEEISRLIASNAHIAALLDHASTEKDSIFIPFFGIKTTFNKGLPLIAVRRNIPIRPAFMKRTDEGAEMIFLEQILPDPNLKPKDRINDVAIKINKAFEEIISKNPEQWYLLHKRFKKTEDENGKVSRRFY; this is encoded by the coding sequence TTGATTAAGTTTTTTTACCTCCTTCTGGGCGGAAGGAGCCTCGGTTTTCTCAGACGCACAGGGAGTTTTCTCGGTTTCGTTTTCTGGTATCTGCTCCCCGCCAGACGGAAGATAGCTATAAAAAACGCAGAGATAGTAGGTGCGCCCGACCCCGTAAAATGCGCCCGTGAATCGTTCCGCCATACCTTCATGAGCTATATGGAGGCATTCTACATCGGCAGGGTGGACGAAAAGTTTCTGGAAAAATACATCAAAATAATCTGCCGCTGCGAAAAACCTGATCCGATTACAGGAGAAATCATAGTTTCCGCACACTTCGGATGCTGGGAGCTTGCGGCGCCTTCCCTCGCTGTTATCAGTCCTCTGAGAATCGGTCTGCTGGCGAGAAAAATAAAAGATCCGAAAATTGATGAATTTGTGAAAGGACGCAGAGACTTCTCCGATAAACTCATTTATCTGCATCACAGGGACTGTGCGGAGGAGATCAGCAGGCTTATAGCCTCAAACGCCCACATAGCGGCGCTTCTGGATCACGCATCCACTGAAAAGGATTCGATTTTTATTCCGTTTTTCGGCATCAAAACCACATTCAATAAGGGGCTGCCGCTCATAGCCGTCCGCAGAAACATTCCTATCCGCCCTGCCTTCATGAAAAGAACGGACGAAGGAGCGGAAATGATTTTTCTTGAACAGATTCTGCCGGACCCTAACCTTAAGCCCAAGGATCGGATAAACGACGTCGCCATTAAAATTAATAAAGCGTTTGAAGAGATAATTTCCAAAAACCCGGAGCAGTGGTATCTGCTTCATAAGCGCTTCAAAAAAACAGAGGATGAAAATGGAAAAGTTTCCCGCCGTTTTTATTGA